A window of the Fulvia fulva chromosome 3, complete sequence genome harbors these coding sequences:
- a CDS encoding Aquaporin-1, which translates to MGPPRFDQPFAGYAQPRDPGSQNAARNHFIAATGEFVGTFMFLLFAFLGHTMAVDQAPDTAPNGANSSMTVIYIAMAYGFSLLVTAWTMFRVSGGLFNPAVTIGLSLSGQLPWTRALIFLPTQLLAAICAAAVCSGIIPGDIATVQTTLASNVGIAQGLFLEMFLTAELTSRTYIAPVGIGLALFVAEIAGVYYTGGALNPARSFGPCVAGASFQEHHWIYWVGPYLGAMIAAGYYHFVKFFNYEEANPGQDSADGKHID; encoded by the exons ATGGGCCCTCCAAGGTTCGATCAACCCTTCGCAGGCTATGCTCAACCTCGAGATCCAGGATCCCAAAATGCAGCACGAAACCACTTCATCGCAGCAACGGGGGAGTTTGTTGGCACATTCATGTTCCTCCTCTTCGCCTTCCTGGGCCACACGATGGCAGTAGACCAGGCACCGGACACTGCACCAAATGGAGCCAACAGCAGCATGACCGTGATCTACATTGCAATGGCCTACGGCTTCTCACTTCTCGTCACCGCATGGACAATGTTCAGAGTCAGCGGTGGTCTTTTCAATCCTGCTGTAACGATTGGCCTCAGTCTGTCTGGACAATTGCCTTGGACACGAGCTTTGATTTTCTTGCCGACACAGCTTTTGGCAGCAATCTGTGCGGCGGCGGTATGTAGTGGCATCATACCTGGGGACATCGCGACAGTACAGACGACATTAGCATCTAATGTCGGCATTGCCCAAGGGTTGTTCTTGGAGATGTTCCTTACCGCCGAGCTCACTTCACG CACATATATCGCACCTGTCGGAATAGGTCTCGCGCTGTTCGTAGCTGAGATCGCTGGAGTCTACTACACTGGAGGTGCGCTAAATCCAGCCCGTTCCTTTGGCCCTTGTGTCGCCGGAGCATCTTTCCAAGAACATCACTGGA TATACTGGGTCGGCCCATATCTCGGAGCCATGATCGCCGCCGGATATTACCACTTCGTCAAATTCTTCAACTACGAAGAAGCGAACCCTGGCCAAGACAGTGCCGACGGTAAGCACATCGATTAG
- a CDS encoding Adenylate-forming reductase — protein MATAGKKASVSTMDEVEKCQERKQRHHPAQRLFRPIYNAWVGDYASVYKLLFTLVLSANIIALAVVLNNINDDSSPLLSCANAAVANLTAAVFIRQPYTLNFLYHITWRVPRSTPLWLRHQLAKVYEFGGIHSGAACSSIMWFCVFAGYLVRDAAVGKRRNVAVLTLVFFLILVLVCIVVTATPQMRRRHHNLFEQCHRSLGWLAIGVFWIALILFLRDQVETLNTSIGLQLIKLPIFWLLLYLSISAIWPWLLLRKVQIVKTERLSDHAIRLYFDAKERVPPQHGAAISKSPLREWHAFAAIDDFEDAAGGSSSVIISRAGDWTADTIANPAPYYYMKGIHQTGVGSTAKMFKRVVYMCTGSGAGPVLAALSLLIDVDLRIIWSAPNPEEIFGVEMCKTLRRWDQNAIIWNTREKGRPDLVELATEVCREHRAEALYFISNRKLTKQVVGASRLRGIAAFAPIFDS, from the coding sequence ATGGCCACGGCGGGGAAGAAAGCCTCCGTATCTACCATGGACGAAGTCGAGAAATGCCAAGAACGCAAACAACGACACCATCCAGCCCAGCGCCTTTTCCGACCGATCTACAACGCCTGGGTTGGTGACTACGCAAGCGTATACAAACTACTGTTCACACTCGTGCTATCAGCCAACATCATCGCTCTCGCCGTGGTCTTGAATAACATCAACGACGACTCATCACCACTCCTGAGCTGCGCCAACGCCGCAGTGGCGAATCTGACAGCTGCTGTCTTCATTCGACAACCATACACTCTGAACTTCTTGTACCACATAACATGGCGAGTTCCTCGATCGACACCACTTTGGCTCAGACATCAGCTTGCCAAGGTATACGAGTTTGGCGGGATCCACAGCGGCGCGGCTTGTTCGTCGATCATGTGGTTCTGCGTTTTCGCTGGGTACTTGGTTCGAGATGCTGCTGTGGGAAAGAGGAGGAACGTCGCCGTGCTGACGCTGGTGTTCTTCCTGATCCTCGTCCTAGTCTGTATCGTCGTGACGGCAACGCCCCAAATGCGTCGGAGACACCACAATCTTTTCGAGCAGTGCCATCGTTCTCTGGGATGGCTTGCAATCGGCGTGTTCTGGATCGCGCTCATCTTGTTCCTGCGCGATCAAGTCGAGACTCTCAACACATCCATAGGCCTGCAACTGATCAAACTCCCTATCTTCTGGCTCCTCCTCTACCTCAGCATCAGTGCGATATGGCCATGGCTTCTCCTCCGCAAGGTCCAAATCGTGAAGACAGAGCGCTTATCAGACCACGCTATCCGTTTGTACTTTGATGCAAAGGAGAGGGTACCACCACAGCATGGCGCAGCGATTTCGAAATCACCGCTACGAGAGTGGCATGCTTTCGCAGCGATTGATGACTTCGAGGATGCCGCAGGCGGATCCTCGTCCGTCATAATTTCCAGGGCCGGCGACTGGACAGCAGACACGATCGCGAATCCCGCTCCCTACTACTACATGAAAGGAATTCACCAGACTGGAGTCGGATCGACAGCGAAGATGTTCAAGCGAGTGGTGTATATGTGCACGGGAAGCGGTGCTGGGCCTGTTCTGGCTGCTTTGTCGTTACTGATAGATGTTGACCTGCGTATCATATGGTCGGCTCCGAATCCCGAAGAGATATTTGGGGTTGAGATGTGCAAGACGCTGAGACGCTGGGACCAGAATGCTATCATCTGGAACACGAGAGAAAAGGGAAGACCGGACCTTGTAGAGCTTGCGACGGAAGTGTGCAGGGAGCATCGGGCGGAAGCATTGTACTTTATCAGCAACAGAAAGTTGACGAAGCAGGTCGTAGGCGCTTCGAGGTTAAGAGGCATTGCTGCTTTTGCGCCGATATTTGACTCGTGA
- a CDS encoding V-type proton ATPase subunit e — MANGWSLIISIIVVALIGVAAWLFSPKGENQAVWRSTIILATASCWLMWAITFLAQWHPLINPERKDLRPEFNRVPGPAKPSPDSMF, encoded by the exons ATGGCAAACGG CTGGTCCCTCATCATCTCCATCATCGTCGTCGCCCTCATCGGCGTCGCCGCCTGGCTCTTCAGTCCCAAAGGCGAGAACCAAGCCGTCTGGCGATCCACCATCATACTCGCCACTGCGAGTTGCTGGCTGATGTGGG CGATAACATTCCTCGCGCAATGGCATCCTCTCATCAACCCCGAGCGGAAAGACCTACGACCTGAGTTCAATCGAGTCCCCGGGCCTGCGAAACCGAGTCCCGATTCGATGTTCTGA
- a CDS encoding Glyoxylase B2: MDFTMDRARTDFDQCDLSSRVEVRTFVEPSTKTWQYVVIEPHGIHCVIVDPVLEHTDEQPRVSTTAADELLDFIKQRQLQVDAIFETCSQSETTRSAAWYLRMQLLVSQGYAPRICGSRATAPFNRLFSRKYGKNFRDTLENDYADGEAMAVGSMSISIVSLPGLSSPDGRAYLVEDNIFGAQPVVELQSKLEQAMKDCCYDWDSSERYHQAWLSMQKILGLPAHTRIYLSSADTGTAGEVTARRRRRPFSTVQECMPEAETVQSMADDTRALLGDTQ; encoded by the coding sequence ATGGACTTCACGATGGATCGAGCGAGAACCGACTTCGATCAATGCGACCTGTCTTCTCGAGTCGAGGTCCGCACGTTTGTCGAGCCGTCAACCAAAACCTGGCAGTACGTCGTTATTGAACCCCACGGCATACACTGCGTTATCGTCGATCCGGTCCTTGAGCACACTGATGAGCAACCACGAGTATCAACAACAGCTGCAGACGAGCTTCTCGATTTCATCAAGCAGCGTCAGCTGCAAGTCGATGCCATCTTCGAGACCTGTTCCCAGTCAGAGACTACTCGCTCCGCAGCTTGGTACCTGCGAATGCAACTACTGGTATCACAGGGCTACGCACCACGAATCTGCGGAAGCCGGGCTACAGCTCCGTTCAACAGGCTCTTCTCCCGCAAATATGGCAAGAATTTTCGCGACACCCTGGAGAATGACTACGCGGATGGAGAGGCAATGGCTGTGGGAAGCATGAGCATCTCAATCGTGTCTTTGCCGGGACTTTCCAGCCCTGATGGACGAGCTTATCTCGTGGAGGACAACATCTTCGGCGCACAGCCTGTTGTCGAGCTTCAGTCAAAGTTGGAACAGGCGATGAAGGATTGTTGTTATGACTGGGACAGTAGCGAGCGGTATCACCAGGCCTGGCTATCGATGCAGAAGATACTTGGACTACCCGCACATACCAGGATCTATCTGAGCAGTGCGGACACGGGCACAGCGGGCGAGGTCACGGCACGAAGAAGGCGTCGTCCTTTCTCGACCGTGCAGGAATGCATGCCAGAAGCCGAGACTGTTCAGTCCATGGCAGACGACACCAGGGCTTTGCTAGGAGACACGCAGTAG
- a CDS encoding Acyl-CoA ligase SID4: MTTMTEVCSIKNSCHDGKALLECTLRDVFLETAARFPDQTAIFDDNCQRSISYSKANGLATSVAASLQTIGVTKGDRVATSLGNSLEGYLSILACYNIGAIAVPLNPAYKLAQVVGALNHVSAKCLIISLDARLAYDRSESNTPLLQELAKDDVVPGLDHIIVVDNAGGRTDEIVPTENFTPWDDLIAGDNTLQETHVGPGDVALIQFTSGTTTAPKGACLTHRNIVNSALIMGERLRYTHRDVICCPLPLFHVSGTILGMAISLCFGATLVFPAEAFSPEATVLALRTLEASSLYAVPTMFITMLDYVREHKIKNEDFQSLRTGIISGSPVHAALLRRIQDVFSLPELVVAWGMSETTGAATMSHPTEDSVLQRTSTAGRPLAHTHVRVVARDDPFRELPAGDRGELVVSGYLLMQGYWADVAKTNDIMVRDPSTGVIWLRTGDEGQQDVNGYVTVTGRIKDVIIRGGENIHPAEIESLLIEHPLVQDASVIGIPDPFYGEVVGAFVVLASDAEQASHKAIRLWLATKLGRTWLPKEVFFVTDLPKTPSGKIQKFELREKATQLLADKAKWSYAADAYSEGIQKASSRVAAHLIEMVNRSQPITEISRVVDVGAGTGAATAVLAETTAAGRIVATDIAPLMLDKIVLSSTSLTSKRVEKRVVDVFALSKVFPRHIFTHTVSNMLLHILDDPLLAVKEMAAVTRSGGALALAITGTPVFPYILWERACRTLDDTFRVSDPFPSRWSKPRDLQQAFDAVGAENVVIQEISVEWPFRDGSEFVKLFGNGKHPGFTAAVAEWKGCRDSALQALVKVFDEEADFCLKAVIGVGRLP; encoded by the exons ATGACCACAATGACCGAAGTCTGTAGCATCAAGAACAGCTGCCATGATGGGAAGGCTCTCCTGGAGTGCACGTTGCGGGATGTCTTCCTGGAGACGGCTGCAAGATTTCCAGATCAGACAGCTATTTTCGATGACAACTGCCAGAGGAGCATCAGCTATAGCAAGGCCAATGGCTTGGCCACGTCTGTTGCAGCGTCTTTGCAGACAATTGGAGTAACGAAAGGAGACCGCGTTGCAACCAGTCTTGGCAACAGTCTTGAAGGATACCTG TCCATCTTGGCCTGCTACAATATTGGAGCTATTGCCGTTCCTCTTAATCCAGCATACAAGCTGGCGCAGGTCGTCGGTGCTCTGAACCATGTTAGTGCCAAGTGTCTCATCATTTCCCTCGATGCACGACTGGCATATGATCGATCGGAGTCGAACACCCCTCTGTTGCAAGAACTGGCGAAAGACGACGTGGTGCCCGGCCTAGACCATATCATCGTGGTAGACAATGCAGGCGGCAGGACTGATGAGATCGTCCCGACGGAGAACTTCACGCCGTGGGACGATTTGATCGCTGGTGACAATACCCTTCAGGAGACTCATGTTGGTCCAGGGGACGTCGCGCTCATTCAATTCACCTCAGGAACGACAACGGCTCCGAAAGGCGCATGTCTCACGCATCGTAACATCGTCAACTCTGCCTTGATCATGGGCGAGCGCCTGAGATACACCCACCGCGATGTGATATGCTGTCCTTTGCCACTCTTTCACGTATCTGGGACCATTCTCGGAATGGCAATTTCTTTGTGCTTTGGCGCGACTCTGGTATTCCCTGCTGAAGCATTCAGTCCTGAGGCGACCGTACTAGCGCTTCGTACGTTGGAGGCCTCGTCGTTGTACGCTGTGCCGACGATGTTCATCACAATGCTGGACTATGTTCGAGAGCATAAGATCAAGAACGAGGACTTCCAATCCTTGCGAACCGGGATCATCAGTGGTTCTCCAGTCCACGCTGCACTATTGAGGCGGATACAAGATGTGTTTTCCCTGCCTGAGCTCGTGGTAGCATGGGGTATGAGCGAGACAACTGGAGCAGCTACGATGTCACACCCGACCGAAGATAGCGTCTTGCAACGGACGTCGACCGCAGGAAGGCCCTTGGCGCATACGCACGTAAGAGTCGTAGCGCGAGATGATCCGTTTCGTGAACTTCCTGCTGGTGACCGCGGTGAGCTGGTTGTGTCCGGATACCTGTTGATGCAAGGCTATTGGGCAGATGTGGCCAAGACCAACGATATCATGGTCCGCGACCCATCCACCGGGGTGATCTGGCTGCGGACTGGTGACGAGGGCCAGCAAGATGTCAATGGATACGTGACCGTGACTGGACGTATCAAGGATGTCATCATTCGTGGAGGTGAGAACATCCATCCTGCAGAGATTGAGAGCCTGTTGATCGAGCACCCTCTTGTTCAGGATGCTAGTGTGATCGGGATACCGGACCCATTCTACGGCGAGGTCGTTGGCGCATTTGTCGTCCTGGCGAGTGATGCTGAGCAAGCTAGTCATAAAGCTATTCGACTCTGGCTGGCTACCAAACTCGGCCGCACATGGTTGCCGAAAGAAGTCTTCTTCGTGACAGACCTCCCGAAGACACCATCTGGCAAGATCCAGAAGTTCGAGCTCCGCGAGAAGGCCACTCAATTATTGGCCGACAAGGCCAAGTGGAGCTACGCGGCGGATGCCTACAGCGAGGGCATCCAAAAGGCCTCATCCCGAGTTGCCGCTCATTTGATCGAGATGGTCAATCGTTCGCAACCGATTACAGAGATTTCTCGGGTTGTTGACGTTGGGGCAGGCACTGGAGCGGCGACAGCAGTCCTCGCAGAGACGACTGCAGCCGGACGCATCGTCGCAACAGATATTGCACCTCTCATGCTGGATAAGATCGTTTTGTCAAGCACATCCCTGACCAGTAAAAGAGTCGAGAAGCGTGTCGTGGACGTCTTCGCTCTCTCAAAAGTCTTTCCTCGCCATATCTTCACTCATACCGTCTCGAATATGCTTTTGCACATCTTAGACGATCCATTACTAGCAGTCAAGGAGATGGCAGCCGTGACTCGCTCTGGTGGTGCTCTCGCGCTCGCTATCACGGGTACACCTGTGTTTCCATACATCCTTTGGGAACGTGCTTGCCGGACCTTGGACGATACATTTCGAGTCTCCGACCCATTTCCAAGCCGATGGTCCAAGCCGCGAGACCTTCAACAAGCATTCGATGCTGTGGGTGCCGAGAACGTGGTGATCCAAGAGATAAGCGTTGAGTGGCCCTTCCGCGACGGAAGCGAATTCGTCAAGCTGTTTGGCAATGGCAAACATCCCGGCTTCACGGCCGCTGTTGCAGAATGGAAGGGTTGTCGAGACAGCGCTCTGCAAGCATTAGTCAAGGTCTTCGACGAAGAAGCAGACTTCTGCCTGAAGGCTGTCATAGGTGTAGGGCGGTTGCCATAG
- a CDS encoding MutS 1: MNGRTLRISARCSLHRAPAGSASLRTNEHGFNVVQQHIQLRGAKTRSTIKADRLPQGALIPLPEQHVEPIPEKTYPAVLQQHLNNVRKFKDCIVLTRVGDFYEMYFDQVEEYAPLVNLKKAKRATSLGHVPMAGFQHTQLDRYLKMFVQDLGKQVAISEQIRLPESERGAKGGSMLFDRKVTRIVTAGTLIDESFVDPFENNYLLAIHIAGALPTGTTNNQNRSVHDHLKRRVKVGCSWVDLSSGAFFTQPSDLGSLPSLVARIGPREIVLDSSLESVDQVVLQRLISDANLSIHFHTQTATLSTISDWSSMLEKAVPDDEQPDYTSPEVAAGSLVLDYVKEKLGGTQLQLQAPVRRLHDEAMTIDRQSLRNLEVRTTIRDGTYQGSLLQAMRQTVTKSGARLLSQRLVAPSMSLSIIDNRLDLVQELLQHEALREHVTALLRRTSDTYRLMQKFSVGRGDADDLLGLARTVEIMHEVAEVLHTHILTHQDASPNTGNAVENTEMTFLWDILERLDLDTPSKIAQKILSAIDEAGLNQQHLAEEASMEEAEQMTEQVVAADETGADIPKLSRRAAKPPANEEKADAIWVMRRDASITLKRAHNDLDSLLQAKRELTSKLQQELRSSSLTLKWSAQLGHYCHIKGKDAQSTLSALAGARVIGSSKSTRSFYLSDWTHLGVRIDDSKLRIRTEEDRVFAKLRAEVLENLMKLRRNAAVLDELDVACSSAVVAQERGLIRPLLKDNSTTKIIGGRHPTVDVGLKEQGRNFTANDCAVGDTEKILLITGPNMAGKSTFLRQTALITILAQTGCFVPADYAEIGLVDKIFSRVGSADNLYQDQSTFMVEMLETADILKEATPRSFVIMDEVGRGTTPEDGLAVGYACLHHLHNVNQCRSLFATHFHALADMTRDFDYLSCYCTEVTEQEGGSWMYDHKLRRGVNRSSHALKVAELAGMPDAAIAVAAEVLAELQRDKADTSGVNQTSSTQDNSATMALAG, from the coding sequence ATGAACGGCAGGACTCTTCGCATCTCGGCGAGATGTAGCTTGCACCGCGCGCCTGCAGGCTCAGCCAGCTTGCGGACCAACGAACATGGCTTCAACGTTGTGCAGCAACATATTCAACTCAGAGGAGCCAAGACACGCAGCACCATCAAAGCAGATCGCCTGCCTCAGGGAGCGCTTATCCCTCTGCCCGAACAACATGTCGAACCCATACCGGAGAAGACGTATCCTGCCGTCCTGCAGCAGCACTTGAACAACGTCCGAAAGTTCAAGGACTGCATTGTACTGACCAGAGTCGGCGACTTCTACGAGATGTACTTTGATCAAGTCGAAGAGTATGCTCCATTGGTGAATCTGAAAAAAGCCAAAAGGGCAACTTCCCTCGGCCATGTGCCAATGGCAGGCTTTCAGCACACCCAGCTCGACCGCTACTTGAAGATGTTCGTCCAGGACCTCGGCAAGCAGGTCGCCATCAGCGAGCAGATACGCTTGCCAGAGTCCGAACGTGGCGCGAAGGGTGGCAGTATGCTATTTGACCGCAAAGTGACACGCATCGTTACTGCCGGAACGCTGATTGACGAAAGCTTCGTGGACCCCTTCGAGAACAACTATCTGCTTGCAATACATATCGCTGGAGCCCTACCAACAGGGACGACTAACAATCAAAACCGGTCCGTGCACGACCATCTGAAACGTCGTGTCAAGGTCGGCTGCTCATGGGTGGATCTGTCTAGTGGCGCTTTCTTCACGCAACCGTCGGATCTTGGCAGCCTCCCTTCTCTGGTAGCACGCATAGGTCCAAGAGAGATTGTCCTAGACTCCTCGCTCGAATCTGTTGACCAAGTCGTTCTTCAACGTCTGATTAGTGATGCGAATCTATCAATTCACTTTCACACCCAGACCGCTACATTATCGACAATATCAGACTGGTCTTCAATGCTAGAGAAGGCAGTTCCGGACGACGAGCAACCGGACTATACCTCTCCAGAAGTGGCTGCTGGGAGTCTTGTTTTAGACTACGTCAAGGAGAAGCTGGGCGGCACACAGTTGCAACTTCAAGCTCCTGTCCGGCGGCTTCACGACGAAGCCATGACGATCGATAGGCAGAGCCTGCGCAACCTTGAAGTACGCACGACGATCAGGGACGGCACATACCAAGGCAGTCTGCTGCAGGCAATGCGCCAGACCGTCACCAAAAGCGGCGCTCGTTTGTTGAGCCAGCGACTTGTAGCACCGTCTATGTCACTGTCAATCATCGACAACCGGCTCGACCTTGTGCAGGAGTTGCTTCAGCACGAGGCCTTGCGTGAGCATGTCACTGCTCTTCTCAGACGGACCTCCGATACATACCGCTTGATGCAGAAATTCTCTGTTGGTCGAGGCGACGCCGATGATCTGCTTGGACTCGCCCGAACGGTTGAGATCATGCACGAAGTAGCGGAGGTCTTGCACACGCACATACTGACTCACCAGGACGCATCCCCAAATACAGGGAACGCCGTGGAAAATACCGAAATGACCTTCCTCTGGGATATTTTGGAGCGGTTAGACCTCGACACTCCATCGAAAATCGCGCAAAAGATCTTGTCCGCCATTGACGAAGCTGGTCTGAACCAGCAGCATCTCGCAGAGGAAGCCTCGATGGAAGAAGCTGAGCAGATGACGGAGCAAGTCGTGGCAGCTGATGAGACAGGAGCGGACATACCCAAGCTGTCGAGACGAGCAGCGAAGCCACCTGCAAATGAAGAGAAAGCTGATGCCATCTGGGTAATGCGCAGAGATGCGTCGATAACATTGAAACGAGCGCATAACGATCTCGATAGTCTGCTGCAAGCCAAGCGCGAATTAACTTCCAAGTTGCAGCAAGAATTGCGATCCTCGAGTCTCACGCTGAAATGGAGCGCACAACTCGGTCACTACTGCCATATCAAAGGCAAAGATGCACAAAGTACCCTGTCTGCGTTGGCTGGAGCTCGAGTCATCGGAAGCAGCAAGAGCACTCGATCTTTCTACTTGTCCGATTGGACGCACCTTGGTGTGCGGATAGATGACAGTAAGCTGCGGATCAGGACCGAAGAAGATCGTGTTTTTGCCAAGCTACGAGCTGAAGTCCTGGAGAACCTGATGAAGCTTCGGCGCAATGCTGCAGTGTTAGATGAACTGGACGTAGCATGCTCTTCAGCAGTCGTCGCTCAAGAACGAGGCCTCATCCGTCCACTGCTTAAAGACAACTCTACTACCAAGATCATTGGCGGACGTCATCCCACAGTCGATGTTGGCCTCAAGGAGCAGGGCCGCAACTTCACCGCGAACGATTGTGCAGTAGGCGACACGGAGAAGATCCTGCTCATTACTGGCCCCAACATGGCGGGAAAGAGCACCTTCCTTCGCCAAACAGCTCTCATCACGATCTTGGCCCAGACAGGCTGCTTCGTCCCAGCTGATTATGCCGAAATTGGTCTCGTCGACAAGATCTTCAGCAGAGTCGGCTCTGCCGACAATCTCTATCAAGACCAGTCGACTTTCATGGTCGAGATGCTGGAGACTGCAGACATCCTCAAAGAAGCCACTCCGCGCTCTTTCGTCATCATGGACGAAGTTGGTCGAGGCACCACACCTGAGGACGGATTGGCTGTCGGTTATGCTTGTCTGCACCACTTGCACAATGTCAACCAATGCCGATCTCTCTTCGCAACGCACTTTCACGCGCTTGCCGACATGACAAGGGACTTCGATTACTTGTCTTGCTACTGTACGGAGGTAACAGAGCAAGAGGGCGGCAGCTGGATGTACGATCATAAGCTACGTCGTGGAGTCAATCGTTCTTCGCATGCGTTGAAAGTGGCAGAGCTCGCGGGCATGCCGGATGCTGCTATCGCAGTTGCAGCCGAAGTGCTTGCAGAGCTGCAGCGAGACAAGGCCGATACATCTGGCGTGAATCAAACTAGCTCTACTCAGGACAATTCTGCGACCATGGCCCTAGCTGGATGA